One Elaeis guineensis isolate ETL-2024a chromosome 10, EG11, whole genome shotgun sequence genomic window carries:
- the LOC105059877 gene encoding probable protein S-acyltransferase 19 isoform X1 gives MVRRHGWQLPAHNFQVIAITVFFLLVVAFYAFFAPFLGKQIFEYASIAVYTPVALAVFILYVRCTRINPADPGIMPKFDNEVINLPKNNLVVQGTNELDNLDNNAIGAHSSLSSACTSSLDGNPNKKTSPGGDAGINTPVGPPSRIESPCCRFGGFICALFVKEDCCKPETTEQQAGGEEALFCTLCNAEVRNFSKHCRSCDKCVDGFDHHCRWLNNCVGRKNYITFISLMATSLIWLAIECGVGIAVLILCFVDKKGTESIVKEKLGNGFSRAPFATIVAACTAVSLLACVPLGELFFFHMILIKKGITTYEYVVAMRAMSEAPPASADEEGQNAIYSPSNSATTGLSGGSSVMSLQYKGIWCTPPRVFVDQQDEVIPHLEPGMVPSTVDPDAAGYFERATKSRKTVKISAWKLAKLDSNEAIKAAAKARASSSVLRPIDAHRVPDVDFSSSGNASVRSSTSMDFTATKESRISPLGDSYPQSVASKEDCETGTQTASSLSSPVHIHDPVALSSLPLQHSLPERFRPVLPKRPFPTIQMTNPMFQSAAVRETRRASVTWDQEAGRYVSVPMTDRSETTMAVPVRTSWVSMVSPPAESSAYGRRPTLSSASVSLMPPMPQLERLMYTGQSIFFGGPLLNAPVRDMGGNENAAVLRPDTGKESHVHRGVHGDRGQAANSFPVFVPGTFHKNPPSKPR, from the exons GTTATTGCTATCACAGTGTTCTTTCTTCTGGTTGTTGCATTCTATGCTTTCTTTGCACCCTTTCTCGGTAAACAGATATTTGAATATGCTTCAATTGCTGTTTACACTCCTGTG GCACTTGCAGTTTTTATTCTTTATGTTCGTTGTACACGTATAAACCCTGCTGATCCTGGAATTATGCCAAAGTTTGATAATGAGGTCATTAATTTACCTAAGAATAATCTGGTGGTGCAAGGCACAAACGAACTCGACAATCTTGATAATAATGCAATTGGAGCACATTCTTCTCTATCATCAGCTTGTACAAGCTCTCTAGATGGTAATCCTAATAAAAAAACTTCACCTGGAGGAGATGCAGGGATAAATACCCCAGTGGGCCCACCAAGTAGAATTGAGTCACCTTGCTGCAGATTTGGAGGGTTCATCTGTGCATTATTTGTAAAAGAAGATTGCTGCAAACCAGAAACCACTGAGCAACAAGCTGGTGGGGAAGAGGCTTTGTTCTGTACATTGTGCAATGCGGAG GTTCGCAATTTCAGTAAACATTGCAGAAGTTGTGATAAATGTGTTGATGGGTTTGACCATCACTGTCGG TGGCTGAATAATTGCGTGGGGAGGAAAAATTATATAACATTTATTTCTCTTATGGCCACTAGTCTCATTTGG CTTGCAATCGAATGTGGTGTAGGCATTGCTGTTCTTATTCTCTGCTTTGTTGATAAGAAGGGTACAGAGAGCATTGTTAAGGAGAAACTAGGAAATGGTTTCTCTCGTGCTCCATTTGCAACTATTGTG GCCGCATGTACTGCAGTATCATTACTCGCTTGTGTGCCTTTAGGTGAACTCTTCTTTTTCCACATGATACTGATCAAAAAG GGAATTACAACGTATGAGTATGTTGTTGCTATGAGAGCTATGAGTGAAGCACCTCCAGCATCTGCAGATGAGGAAGGACAAAATGCAATTTATTCGCCAAGTAATTCTGCCACAACTGGTTTAAGTGGTGGAAGTTCTGTCATGAGCCTTCAGTATAAAGGTATATGGTGCACTCCTCCGAGGGTATTTGTTGACCAGCAG GATGAAGTCATCCCACATTTGGAGCCAGGTATGGTACCTTCAACTGTTGATCCAGATGCTGCCGGGTATTTTGAAAGAGCAACCAAGTCCAGAAAGACTGTTAAGATCAGTGCCTGGAAGCTTGCCAAATTGGACTCCAATGAGGCAATAAAGGCTGCAGCCAAAGCCAGGGCATCCTCTTCAGTCCTTCGGCCCATTGATGCTCATCGTGTCCCTGATGTGGACTTCAGCTCAAGTGGCAATGCAAGTGTCAGAAGTAGTACAAGCATGGATTTTACTGCAACTAAAGAATCAAGGATTTCTCCTCTGGGGGACTCGTACCCACAGAGTGTTGCAAGCAAGGAAGATTGTGAGACTGGTACACAAACTGCAAGCAGCTTAAGCAGTCCAGTTCACATCCATGATCCTGTTGCTCTTAGTTCGCTGCCTTTGCAGCATTCACTTCCTGAACGTTTTCGACCTGTCCTTCCAAAAAGGCCTTTCCCAACCATCCAGATGACTAACCCAATGTTCCAATCTGCCGCTGTTAGGGAGACCAGAAGGGCCTCAGTCACATGGGATCAAGAAGCTGGCCGGTATGTGTCAGTACCCATGACTGATAGAAGTGAAACTACTATGGCGGTTCCAGTGAGAACCTCTTGGGTTTCAATGGTAAGTCCTCCTGCAGAATCTAGTGCTTATGGACGAAGACCAACCCTTTCGAGTGCCTCTGTTTCATTGATGCCTCCTATGCCACAATTAGAGAGACTAATGTACACAGGGCAATCGATATTCTTTGGTGGGCCCCTTCTAAATGCTCCAGTTAGGGATATGGGGGGCAATGAGAATGCTGCTGTATTGAGACCAGATACCGGGAAGGAATCTCATGTTCATCGTGGGGTACATGGAGACAGAGGTCAAGCAGCAAACTCATTTCCTGTGTTTGTTCCTGGAACATTTCACAAGAACCCTCCATCTAAACCCAGGTGA
- the LOC105059877 gene encoding probable protein S-acyltransferase 19 isoform X2 has protein sequence MPKFDNEVINLPKNNLVVQGTNELDNLDNNAIGAHSSLSSACTSSLDGNPNKKTSPGGDAGINTPVGPPSRIESPCCRFGGFICALFVKEDCCKPETTEQQAGGEEALFCTLCNAEVRNFSKHCRSCDKCVDGFDHHCRWLNNCVGRKNYITFISLMATSLIWLAIECGVGIAVLILCFVDKKGTESIVKEKLGNGFSRAPFATIVAACTAVSLLACVPLGELFFFHMILIKKGITTYEYVVAMRAMSEAPPASADEEGQNAIYSPSNSATTGLSGGSSVMSLQYKGIWCTPPRVFVDQQDEVIPHLEPGMVPSTVDPDAAGYFERATKSRKTVKISAWKLAKLDSNEAIKAAAKARASSSVLRPIDAHRVPDVDFSSSGNASVRSSTSMDFTATKESRISPLGDSYPQSVASKEDCETGTQTASSLSSPVHIHDPVALSSLPLQHSLPERFRPVLPKRPFPTIQMTNPMFQSAAVRETRRASVTWDQEAGRYVSVPMTDRSETTMAVPVRTSWVSMVSPPAESSAYGRRPTLSSASVSLMPPMPQLERLMYTGQSIFFGGPLLNAPVRDMGGNENAAVLRPDTGKESHVHRGVHGDRGQAANSFPVFVPGTFHKNPPSKPR, from the exons ATGCCAAAGTTTGATAATGAGGTCATTAATTTACCTAAGAATAATCTGGTGGTGCAAGGCACAAACGAACTCGACAATCTTGATAATAATGCAATTGGAGCACATTCTTCTCTATCATCAGCTTGTACAAGCTCTCTAGATGGTAATCCTAATAAAAAAACTTCACCTGGAGGAGATGCAGGGATAAATACCCCAGTGGGCCCACCAAGTAGAATTGAGTCACCTTGCTGCAGATTTGGAGGGTTCATCTGTGCATTATTTGTAAAAGAAGATTGCTGCAAACCAGAAACCACTGAGCAACAAGCTGGTGGGGAAGAGGCTTTGTTCTGTACATTGTGCAATGCGGAG GTTCGCAATTTCAGTAAACATTGCAGAAGTTGTGATAAATGTGTTGATGGGTTTGACCATCACTGTCGG TGGCTGAATAATTGCGTGGGGAGGAAAAATTATATAACATTTATTTCTCTTATGGCCACTAGTCTCATTTGG CTTGCAATCGAATGTGGTGTAGGCATTGCTGTTCTTATTCTCTGCTTTGTTGATAAGAAGGGTACAGAGAGCATTGTTAAGGAGAAACTAGGAAATGGTTTCTCTCGTGCTCCATTTGCAACTATTGTG GCCGCATGTACTGCAGTATCATTACTCGCTTGTGTGCCTTTAGGTGAACTCTTCTTTTTCCACATGATACTGATCAAAAAG GGAATTACAACGTATGAGTATGTTGTTGCTATGAGAGCTATGAGTGAAGCACCTCCAGCATCTGCAGATGAGGAAGGACAAAATGCAATTTATTCGCCAAGTAATTCTGCCACAACTGGTTTAAGTGGTGGAAGTTCTGTCATGAGCCTTCAGTATAAAGGTATATGGTGCACTCCTCCGAGGGTATTTGTTGACCAGCAG GATGAAGTCATCCCACATTTGGAGCCAGGTATGGTACCTTCAACTGTTGATCCAGATGCTGCCGGGTATTTTGAAAGAGCAACCAAGTCCAGAAAGACTGTTAAGATCAGTGCCTGGAAGCTTGCCAAATTGGACTCCAATGAGGCAATAAAGGCTGCAGCCAAAGCCAGGGCATCCTCTTCAGTCCTTCGGCCCATTGATGCTCATCGTGTCCCTGATGTGGACTTCAGCTCAAGTGGCAATGCAAGTGTCAGAAGTAGTACAAGCATGGATTTTACTGCAACTAAAGAATCAAGGATTTCTCCTCTGGGGGACTCGTACCCACAGAGTGTTGCAAGCAAGGAAGATTGTGAGACTGGTACACAAACTGCAAGCAGCTTAAGCAGTCCAGTTCACATCCATGATCCTGTTGCTCTTAGTTCGCTGCCTTTGCAGCATTCACTTCCTGAACGTTTTCGACCTGTCCTTCCAAAAAGGCCTTTCCCAACCATCCAGATGACTAACCCAATGTTCCAATCTGCCGCTGTTAGGGAGACCAGAAGGGCCTCAGTCACATGGGATCAAGAAGCTGGCCGGTATGTGTCAGTACCCATGACTGATAGAAGTGAAACTACTATGGCGGTTCCAGTGAGAACCTCTTGGGTTTCAATGGTAAGTCCTCCTGCAGAATCTAGTGCTTATGGACGAAGACCAACCCTTTCGAGTGCCTCTGTTTCATTGATGCCTCCTATGCCACAATTAGAGAGACTAATGTACACAGGGCAATCGATATTCTTTGGTGGGCCCCTTCTAAATGCTCCAGTTAGGGATATGGGGGGCAATGAGAATGCTGCTGTATTGAGACCAGATACCGGGAAGGAATCTCATGTTCATCGTGGGGTACATGGAGACAGAGGTCAAGCAGCAAACTCATTTCCTGTGTTTGTTCCTGGAACATTTCACAAGAACCCTCCATCTAAACCCAGGTGA